In the genome of Terribacillus sp. FSL K6-0262, one region contains:
- a CDS encoding DUF2507 domain-containing protein: protein MQKKMQQFDKDYMEQLITHGAGHDILRFVSIPDLLGEDASSILYVMGKKLARQVKPASLEQVEDFFIQMGWGNLNLVKQKRHEMTFELSGAPVIHRWEVGLGQEYRMEAGFLAASIEQIKELFCECVDENVPKKEYVQFNVYFAKED, encoded by the coding sequence ATGCAAAAGAAAATGCAACAATTCGACAAGGATTATATGGAGCAGCTCATCACCCACGGAGCCGGCCATGATATATTGCGTTTTGTCAGTATACCAGACTTATTAGGTGAGGACGCTTCCTCCATCCTTTATGTGATGGGCAAGAAGCTGGCGCGGCAAGTAAAGCCGGCATCGCTGGAACAAGTCGAGGACTTTTTCATTCAGATGGGCTGGGGAAATTTGAACCTTGTCAAGCAAAAGCGTCACGAAATGACATTCGAACTCTCTGGAGCTCCAGTCATACATAGATGGGAAGTCGGTCTCGGTCAGGAATACCGGATGGAAGCTGGATTCCTCGCTGCCAGCATCGAGCAGATCAAGGAACTTTTTTGTGAATGCGTGGATGAGAACGTGCCGAAGAAGGAATATGTCCAATTCAATGTCTATTTTGCCAAAGAAGATTGA
- a CDS encoding succinate dehydrogenase cytochrome b558 subunit, translating to MNENREFFYRRLHSLLGVLPIGIFLIQHLVINHFAAYGSGSFNTAASFMHNLPFRFVLEWVVIYIPILYHAILGVYIVLTSKNNTRRFGYFRNVMFLLQRITGIVTLIFIAWHVYQTRVMTIFTQETIDFDFMEAILTQPFFFWFYLIGVISTTFHFANGLWSFLVTWGITVSPRSQRIATYATLLVFLGVTYLGVRSLLAFSMGV from the coding sequence ATGAACGAGAATCGAGAGTTTTTCTACCGCAGGCTTCATTCGTTGTTGGGAGTGCTTCCAATCGGAATTTTCCTTATCCAGCATTTGGTGATCAACCATTTCGCTGCATATGGAAGCGGCAGCTTCAACACTGCTGCCAGTTTCATGCATAACCTGCCATTCCGCTTCGTGCTTGAATGGGTGGTCATCTACATACCGATCCTGTATCATGCCATTCTCGGTGTGTACATCGTGCTGACAAGCAAGAACAATACAAGGAGATTCGGATATTTCCGGAACGTGATGTTCCTGCTGCAGCGGATCACGGGTATCGTGACATTGATTTTCATTGCATGGCATGTTTATCAAACCCGGGTCATGACGATTTTTACCCAGGAAACGATTGATTTTGATTTCATGGAGGCCATCCTGACGCAGCCATTCTTCTTCTGGTTCTACTTGATCGGCGTCATTTCCACGACGTTCCATTTCGCGAACGGCTTATGGAGCTTCCTGGTTACTTGGGGAATCACGGTTTCTCCGCGTTCCCAGCGAATCGCGACATATGCGACGCTGCTTGTGTTCCTTGGCGTAACGTATTTGGGGGTGCGCTCACTGCTGGCATTCAGCATGGGAGTATAA
- the sdhA gene encoding succinate dehydrogenase flavoprotein subunit: MSKRNIVVVGGGLAGLMATIKAAEAGVHVDLLSIVPVKRSHSVCAQGGINGAVNTKGEGDSTWEHFDDTVYGGDFLANQGPVKGMCEAAPSIIHMLDRMGVMFNRTPEGLLDFRRFGGTQYHRTAYAGATTGQQLLYALDEQVRRHETAGLVTKYEGWEFVHAIIDEEGVGRGILTQNIQSHELRAIRADAVIMATGGPGIIFGKSTNSIINTGSAAGALYEQGAIYANGEFIQIHPTAIPGDDKLRLMSESARGEGGRVWTYKDGEPWYFLEEKYPAYGNLVPRDIATREIFDVCVNQKLGINGENMVYLDLSHKDPKELDIKLGGIIEIYEKFAGDDPRKVPMKIFPAVHYSMGGLWISDDQMTNIPGIFAAGECDYSQHGANRLGANSLLSAIYGGMVAGPNAIKYIEGLDKHADDLSSKLFDDALAKEQAAFDKMIKMDGKENAYKLHRELGEWMTDNVTVVRENSKLLKTDDKLQELQERWNNINIHDTSLWSNQGVMFTRQLKNMLHLARVMTIGAYQRNESRGAHYKPEFPERNDEEFLKTTMARYDESSNSPDIYYEDVDTSYIKPRKRDYSQAKAKEAKA, from the coding sequence ATGAGTAAACGAAATATAGTTGTTGTCGGCGGGGGTCTGGCAGGCTTGATGGCGACCATCAAAGCAGCAGAAGCCGGCGTTCATGTAGATTTGTTATCCATCGTTCCGGTCAAACGCTCGCACTCCGTATGTGCCCAAGGGGGCATCAATGGAGCCGTGAATACAAAAGGGGAAGGGGATTCCACCTGGGAGCATTTCGATGATACGGTGTACGGCGGGGACTTCCTTGCCAACCAAGGACCCGTCAAAGGGATGTGTGAAGCAGCGCCAAGCATCATCCATATGCTCGACCGGATGGGCGTCATGTTCAACCGCACACCGGAGGGGCTGCTGGATTTCCGCCGATTCGGCGGCACGCAATATCACCGGACAGCTTATGCCGGTGCGACGACTGGTCAGCAGCTCTTATATGCGCTCGATGAGCAGGTGCGGCGTCATGAGACAGCCGGGCTTGTTACGAAATACGAGGGTTGGGAATTCGTCCACGCCATCATCGATGAAGAAGGTGTCGGACGCGGTATCCTGACCCAGAACATCCAATCCCATGAATTGCGCGCAATCAGGGCAGATGCCGTCATCATGGCGACAGGTGGTCCTGGTATCATCTTCGGTAAGTCGACAAACTCGATTATCAACACAGGCTCTGCGGCCGGTGCTTTATACGAGCAAGGTGCAATTTATGCGAATGGAGAGTTCATCCAGATCCACCCTACGGCCATCCCTGGTGACGATAAGCTACGTCTGATGAGTGAATCCGCCCGCGGGGAAGGCGGTCGTGTATGGACGTATAAGGATGGGGAGCCTTGGTACTTCCTTGAAGAGAAATATCCAGCATACGGCAACCTTGTGCCACGTGATATCGCGACAAGGGAAATCTTCGATGTCTGCGTGAATCAGAAGCTCGGCATCAATGGGGAGAACATGGTTTATCTCGACCTGTCCCATAAGGATCCGAAAGAGCTTGATATCAAACTGGGCGGAATCATCGAGATCTACGAAAAATTCGCGGGGGACGATCCGCGCAAGGTACCGATGAAAATCTTCCCGGCAGTGCATTATTCCATGGGCGGACTTTGGATCAGCGATGATCAGATGACGAATATACCAGGGATCTTTGCAGCCGGCGAATGTGATTATTCCCAGCATGGTGCCAACCGCCTCGGCGCAAACTCCCTTCTGTCGGCGATCTATGGCGGAATGGTTGCCGGACCGAATGCAATCAAATATATCGAGGGTCTGGATAAGCATGCAGATGATCTTTCCAGCAAGCTGTTCGATGATGCTCTTGCCAAAGAGCAGGCTGCATTCGATAAGATGATCAAAATGGACGGCAAGGAAAATGCGTACAAGCTGCACCGTGAGCTGGGGGAATGGATGACGGATAATGTGACCGTGGTCCGGGAAAATAGCAAACTGCTTAAAACGGATGATAAGCTGCAGGAGCTGCAGGAGCGCTGGAACAATATCAATATCCACGATACATCGCTATGGAGCAACCAAGGCGTCATGTTCACCCGCCAGCTGAAGAATATGCTGCACTTGGCCCGAGTGATGACGATCGGTGCATATCAGCGCAATGAGAGCCGCGGCGCCCATTATAAACCGGAATTCCCGGAACGGAATGACGAGGAGTTCTTGAAAACGACGATGGCCAGATATGACGAATCCTCCAATTCGCCAGATATCTATTACGAAGATGTCGATACTTCCTATATCAAGCCGAGAAAACGCGACTACAGCCAAGCGAAAGCGAAGGAGGCAAAAGCATAA
- the sdhB gene encoding succinate dehydrogenase iron-sulfur subunit, whose amino-acid sequence MEATKTKQETITLIVTRQDDPSSAPYEETFKVPYRENMNVISALMEIRRNPVNAEGKETTPVYWDMNCLEEVCGACSMVINGKPRQSCAALIDKLEQPIRLEPMSTFPIIRDLAVDRSQMFDSLKKVKAWVPIDGTYDLGPGPRMPEKKRQWAYELSKCMTCGVCLEACPNVNDKSDFIGPAPISQVRLFNAHPTGAMNKAERLEALMGEGGIGSCGNSQNCVQVCPKGIPLTTSIAEMNRATNIQSFKNFFGSDSNY is encoded by the coding sequence ATGGAAGCGACGAAAACGAAGCAAGAGACGATTACACTGATTGTGACCCGTCAGGATGATCCGAGCAGCGCTCCTTATGAAGAAACGTTCAAGGTGCCATACCGGGAGAATATGAACGTCATCTCTGCATTGATGGAGATACGGAGAAACCCGGTGAATGCGGAAGGGAAGGAAACGACCCCGGTCTATTGGGATATGAACTGTCTGGAAGAGGTCTGTGGAGCATGTTCCATGGTCATCAATGGTAAACCAAGGCAATCCTGTGCAGCACTGATCGATAAATTGGAGCAGCCGATCCGTTTAGAGCCGATGTCCACGTTCCCGATCATCCGTGATTTGGCAGTCGACCGTTCCCAGATGTTCGACAGCTTGAAAAAAGTGAAGGCTTGGGTGCCGATTGACGGTACGTATGATCTTGGTCCTGGTCCGCGTATGCCAGAGAAGAAAAGGCAATGGGCCTATGAGCTTTCCAAGTGCATGACCTGCGGTGTGTGCCTGGAAGCTTGCCCGAACGTAAACGACAAATCCGATTTCATCGGACCGGCCCCGATTTCCCAAGTGCGCTTGTTCAACGCCCATCCGACTGGCGCGATGAATAAAGCAGAACGTCTGGAAGCACTGATGGGTGAGGGAGGCATCGGCAGCTGCGGTAACTCACAGAACTGTGTGCAGGTTTGCCCGAAAGGTATTCCATTGACCACATCCATCGCCGAAATGAACCGTGCGACAAATATCCAGTCGTTCAAGAACTTCTTCGGAAGCGATTCGAACTATTGA
- a CDS encoding TetR/AcrR family transcriptional regulator, whose product MPKMHLTKTDILDAALSLAEQHGYEAVTMANIARSLTIKPPSLYNHFKNLEEIKQAMAEASQKQLYEALKGTEQTAQPMLSLAKAYVTFANTNPGLYAASLPGGNGEYANALVQLVGAALQSYELENEKKIHAIRGFRSMLHGFVDLINRDGFKLDVGLEASLEEVVDIFERGLSS is encoded by the coding sequence ATGCCTAAAATGCATCTCACAAAAACTGACATTCTAGATGCCGCACTTTCTTTAGCAGAGCAGCACGGCTATGAAGCTGTCACCATGGCAAACATTGCCCGATCCCTGACAATCAAACCGCCCTCCCTGTACAACCACTTCAAAAACCTGGAGGAGATCAAGCAGGCAATGGCTGAAGCTTCCCAAAAGCAACTGTATGAGGCTTTGAAAGGTACAGAACAGACGGCACAGCCAATGCTGTCACTCGCAAAGGCGTATGTGACTTTCGCGAATACCAATCCCGGGTTGTATGCTGCTTCCCTGCCAGGCGGTAATGGGGAATATGCAAATGCTCTCGTTCAACTCGTCGGAGCCGCCCTTCAATCTTATGAGTTGGAAAATGAAAAAAAGATCCATGCAATCCGCGGCTTCAGAAGTATGCTGCATGGATTCGTCGACTTGATTAATCGAGATGGATTTAAGCTGGACGTCGGCTTGGAAGCATCCCTTGAAGAAGTGGTTGATATATTCGAACGCGGTTTAAGCTCGTAA
- a CDS encoding MBL fold metallo-hydrolase, whose translation MRIRKQDSLYQLTFMPRLFPVNCYLIEEENELTLVDAALPSSVSSILSAARTIGKPITRIVLTHAHSDHIGALDGLKAALPDVKVMLSGMEWDILHNKEKTAEGLPIKGSYPKDIRTKPDDLLNEGDRVCSLEVISSPGHSPGMLAFVDRRNGALLAGDAFQLRGGMAVSGDVRWRFPFPGWATWNKECAIQSARKLADLEPTILAIGHGDLLHSPAAKMNEAILLADKGTRRHA comes from the coding sequence ATGCGTATTCGTAAACAAGATAGTTTATATCAGCTTACTTTCATGCCTCGTTTATTTCCAGTGAACTGTTATTTAATTGAAGAAGAAAACGAATTGACATTGGTTGATGCTGCCCTGCCTTCCTCCGTATCATCCATTCTTTCAGCTGCCCGTACAATCGGAAAACCGATTACCAGGATCGTGCTGACACACGCACATTCGGACCATATCGGCGCTTTGGACGGCTTGAAAGCTGCCTTGCCTGATGTGAAGGTCATGCTGTCAGGGATGGAGTGGGATATACTCCACAATAAAGAGAAAACAGCAGAGGGGCTTCCGATCAAAGGCAGCTATCCAAAAGATATCAGGACAAAACCAGATGATCTCTTGAACGAAGGTGATCGAGTCTGCTCACTTGAAGTCATTTCCTCCCCCGGGCACTCACCAGGTATGCTGGCATTTGTCGATCGTCGGAATGGCGCGCTTCTTGCCGGAGATGCCTTTCAGCTCCGCGGAGGAATGGCAGTCTCCGGGGATGTCAGATGGCGATTCCCATTCCCTGGCTGGGCAACTTGGAATAAGGAGTGCGCGATTCAATCTGCCAGGAAGCTGGCAGACTTAGAACCTACTATCCTGGCGATTGGACATGGCGATCTACTGCACAGCCCGGCAGCCAAAATGAACGAAGCAATCCTGCTTGCTGACAAAGGGACAAGACGTCATGCCTAA
- a CDS encoding peptidase E — MKRQVIALGGGGFSMEPDNLALDRYILSQSEEKEPRICFIPTASGDKPEYIRRFYEAFGRLTCKPCHLSLFEPLFQNLHDFVLEQDILYVGGGSTRNLLVLWQEWELDGIIAEAYQNGVILAGISAGANCWFEEGVTDSLNGPLYAIEGLGMLSGSICPHFDGEIKRRPAYLEAIGKGTMKEGYGVDEQLIHVICSRRNTPAYKISRQGVGTFEEAIPAAYLD; from the coding sequence GTGAAACGGCAGGTCATTGCCCTTGGCGGCGGAGGATTTTCAATGGAGCCGGACAACTTGGCACTTGATCGATATATTCTTTCGCAAAGTGAGGAAAAAGAACCTAGAATTTGCTTCATTCCGACAGCCAGCGGCGATAAGCCGGAGTATATCCGGCGTTTTTATGAAGCATTCGGTCGGCTTACATGCAAACCTTGTCATCTGTCTTTATTTGAGCCGTTGTTTCAGAATCTGCATGATTTTGTGTTGGAACAGGATATTCTCTATGTCGGTGGAGGCAGTACGCGGAATTTGCTGGTATTGTGGCAGGAATGGGAGTTGGATGGGATAATAGCCGAAGCTTATCAAAATGGCGTGATCCTGGCGGGGATTAGTGCAGGGGCTAATTGCTGGTTTGAAGAAGGTGTGACAGATTCATTGAATGGACCTCTGTATGCAATAGAGGGGCTAGGTATGCTATCGGGCAGTATCTGTCCGCATTTTGATGGCGAGATAAAGCGGAGGCCGGCATATTTGGAGGCCATCGGGAAAGGGACCATGAAAGAAGGATACGGGGTGGATGAACAGTTGATTCATGTAATCTGTTCCAGGAGGAATACCCCCGCATATAAAATAAGCAGGCAAGGAGTTGGAACTTTTGAAGAGGCTATACCGGCTGCTTACCTGGATTAG
- a CDS encoding DinB family protein, with protein sequence MSKTAYWKENWLQHRNVLISLLDQIEDGHLDFKPWEDAMALRDLVLHIVGSNDMFVNMVKTETMTAPELPEVHTMDDLKKAVQHFTDQTIQAFDKVTDEELALQNEAKIPGMQGKKELYLQAMYDHELHHKGQLFLYARLVGATDLPFFR encoded by the coding sequence ATGAGCAAAACAGCATATTGGAAAGAAAACTGGCTGCAGCACCGCAATGTATTGATCAGCCTGCTGGACCAAATCGAAGATGGCCATCTTGATTTCAAGCCATGGGAAGATGCGATGGCACTTCGCGACCTGGTACTTCACATAGTCGGATCGAATGACATGTTCGTGAATATGGTAAAAACAGAAACAATGACGGCACCGGAGCTTCCCGAAGTCCATACGATGGACGACCTGAAGAAAGCCGTTCAGCATTTCACGGATCAGACCATACAAGCCTTTGATAAGGTCACAGATGAAGAATTGGCTTTGCAAAATGAAGCAAAAATCCCCGGTATGCAAGGCAAAAAAGAACTCTATCTGCAGGCTATGTATGATCATGAGCTGCACCATAAAGGACAGCTATTCCTTTACGCTCGCCTGGTCGGAGCAACTGACCTGCCTTTCTTCCGCTAA
- a CDS encoding thermonuclease family protein, which yields MKNTIHSTIWLIISLFLISACGTANTSNEHPDSKTQATTTSGTTDRAEVSLVRIVDGDTIKVNYNGQEETVRYLLIDTPETKAPNKCVQPYGKEASKRNEELVTNADKLELEFDVGERMDKYGRLLAYVYADGVSVQQTLLEEGLARVAYVYPPNTRYLDAFEEAEASAKNKGAAVWKQDGYATERGFDGCATNQDTSDASNEDNSNESANFANCTELRKTYPDGVPSTHPAYQRKFDRDKDDYACE from the coding sequence ATGAAAAATACGATACATAGTACAATTTGGCTGATCATCTCCTTGTTTTTGATCAGTGCATGCGGAACAGCCAATACCTCAAATGAGCATCCGGATTCGAAGACACAGGCAACGACGACGTCCGGAACGACAGATAGAGCCGAAGTTTCACTGGTAAGGATCGTGGATGGGGACACCATCAAAGTGAATTACAATGGTCAAGAAGAAACAGTCCGCTATTTACTCATCGATACCCCCGAGACGAAGGCACCAAACAAATGTGTGCAGCCTTACGGGAAAGAAGCTTCCAAACGAAACGAAGAATTGGTGACGAATGCAGATAAACTGGAGCTGGAGTTCGATGTAGGGGAAAGAATGGACAAATATGGACGGCTGCTTGCTTATGTTTACGCAGATGGAGTAAGCGTCCAGCAGACCTTGCTCGAGGAAGGATTGGCACGGGTGGCTTATGTGTATCCGCCAAATACGCGATATCTTGATGCATTCGAGGAAGCCGAAGCATCTGCCAAAAACAAAGGTGCTGCAGTTTGGAAGCAAGACGGATATGCTACGGAACGCGGCTTTGACGGCTGTGCCACCAATCAGGATACCTCTGATGCATCAAATGAGGACAACTCAAATGAATCAGCGAACTTTGCCAATTGCACGGAATTGAGAAAAACATACCCTGATGGTGTACCAAGCACCCACCCTGCTTATCAGCGCAAGTTTGACCGGGATAAGGACGACTATGCTTGTGAATGA
- a CDS encoding aldehyde dehydrogenase family protein has translation MPTEPIVIDAIIDGKKHKAEKQAPRENPAHPEEIVGYAPLNTREETIQAIDAADAAFTTWRETTFDDRIARMRRAIQKIKDKTPEIAALLSREHGKALYDAEGEIGVSLMWMEFACDNIAEALQNEVQEHSGGKTIIAHDAVGVVTAISPWNYPISLSTIKIAPALLAGNTMVLKPSPLAPLAVSKITELIADEFPPGVLNLVHGEAEVGVELTSNPKVAKIAFTGGTETAKHIMKAAADTIKHMTLELGGNDAAIVLDDFDVNDEKAMRRLVISNFLTAGQICMIAKRVYVHESIFDQFIEKYREAADKWIRVGDPFDERVTVGPVNNKKQMEFVQSLIDQSQQKGAEVIKLGKIMDEELYQQGYFMQPTLVLGADYDDPIVAQEQFGPTVPILPFKDDKHAIQLANNSIYGLTSSVWGKEEHAVEVAKHIQAGTTMINTAAIQGLDVRFPFGGVKQSGIGREYGKEGLLAYAETHVINMPKTLDLPYIPE, from the coding sequence ATGCCGACCGAACCTATCGTCATCGATGCCATCATCGATGGCAAGAAACACAAAGCAGAGAAACAAGCCCCCCGCGAGAATCCGGCACATCCGGAGGAAATCGTCGGGTACGCACCATTGAATACGAGAGAAGAAACCATCCAAGCGATCGATGCAGCAGATGCAGCTTTCACCACCTGGCGAGAGACAACCTTCGATGATCGAATCGCCCGCATGAGACGCGCCATCCAGAAAATCAAAGATAAGACTCCGGAAATTGCAGCCCTTCTGTCACGGGAGCACGGCAAGGCATTGTATGATGCCGAAGGAGAGATTGGCGTTTCCTTGATGTGGATGGAATTTGCTTGCGATAATATCGCCGAGGCCCTCCAAAATGAGGTACAGGAGCATAGCGGCGGCAAAACGATCATCGCCCATGATGCAGTTGGCGTCGTCACTGCCATTTCCCCTTGGAACTATCCGATTTCGCTCTCCACCATCAAAATTGCGCCGGCGCTGCTTGCCGGAAATACGATGGTGCTGAAACCAAGCCCGCTGGCCCCTCTTGCGGTCAGCAAAATAACGGAGCTGATCGCCGATGAATTCCCGCCGGGTGTATTGAATCTGGTGCACGGCGAAGCCGAGGTTGGCGTAGAATTGACCTCTAATCCGAAGGTTGCCAAAATCGCTTTTACAGGCGGAACCGAAACGGCGAAGCATATCATGAAAGCTGCAGCCGATACGATCAAGCATATGACACTGGAACTCGGCGGTAATGATGCCGCCATCGTGCTGGATGATTTTGATGTGAATGACGAAAAGGCGATGCGGCGGCTTGTTATTTCGAATTTCCTGACAGCCGGGCAGATTTGTATGATTGCCAAGCGGGTATACGTACATGAATCCATTTTCGATCAGTTTATCGAAAAATACCGGGAAGCAGCCGATAAATGGATCCGAGTCGGAGATCCATTTGATGAAAGAGTCACGGTGGGTCCTGTCAATAACAAAAAGCAAATGGAATTTGTCCAGAGCCTGATCGATCAGAGCCAGCAAAAAGGCGCCGAAGTCATCAAGCTTGGAAAGATAATGGATGAAGAATTATATCAGCAGGGTTACTTTATGCAGCCCACGCTTGTGCTGGGTGCTGATTATGATGATCCAATCGTGGCGCAGGAACAGTTCGGACCTACCGTGCCCATCCTGCCCTTCAAGGACGACAAGCATGCCATTCAGCTTGCCAATAACAGCATTTATGGGCTGACCAGCTCGGTATGGGGCAAGGAAGAGCATGCCGTTGAAGTAGCGAAACACATCCAAGCCGGTACGACCATGATCAATACAGCTGCCATCCAGGGACTGGATGTCCGCTTCCCGTTCGGTGGCGTGAAGCAATCCGGAATCGGACGCGAATATGGAAAAGAAGGTCTTCTCGCCTATGCTGAAACGCATGTCATCAATATGCCAAAGACGTTGGATCTGCCATATATACCAGAATGA
- a CDS encoding STAS domain-containing protein — protein MKDELRYIGRKIQKNKDIIADSVLQNLDSKLNQELRILSLPKEELSEFNAELVFNIGAILFAEDNKEEVKQNFLCWGARAGKTATEMNTSLTATLQYVSSFRSVIWNIFTEELEERHFAPITMLDVSKIIDPMLEMVSFEIGKQFESHNTKMMNIAYSALEELSVPVVPIFEGLAVIPIVGDIDTHRAQLIMETALTQGNALELNHLVLDVSGVVMIDTMVADQIYQIVQSLKISGIETIITGIRPEIAQTMVSLGLDFKSLSTLSSLKNALHLLGYGKLKKS, from the coding sequence ATGAAAGACGAATTAAGATATATTGGTCGGAAGATACAGAAGAACAAGGACATCATAGCCGATTCTGTCCTGCAGAACCTCGATTCGAAGCTGAACCAGGAGCTTCGCATTTTATCCCTTCCAAAAGAAGAGTTATCCGAATTCAATGCAGAACTTGTTTTCAACATCGGTGCCATTCTTTTCGCGGAAGATAATAAGGAAGAAGTAAAACAGAACTTCCTTTGCTGGGGAGCCAGGGCCGGAAAGACCGCTACTGAAATGAATACCTCTTTGACTGCCACATTACAGTATGTATCCAGCTTCCGGAGCGTCATATGGAACATTTTCACAGAGGAACTGGAGGAACGCCATTTTGCTCCCATTACGATGCTTGACGTATCGAAGATCATCGACCCGATGCTGGAGATGGTCAGCTTTGAGATTGGCAAGCAGTTCGAGAGCCATAATACGAAGATGATGAATATTGCGTACAGTGCGCTGGAAGAACTGTCCGTTCCGGTCGTTCCAATTTTTGAAGGATTGGCAGTGATACCTATTGTCGGGGATATCGATACGCACCGTGCCCAGCTGATCATGGAAACAGCGTTGACACAGGGAAATGCCCTGGAACTGAATCATCTCGTTTTGGATGTTTCGGGTGTTGTGATGATCGATACGATGGTGGCCGACCAGATTTATCAAATTGTCCAGTCCCTTAAAATCAGCGGTATCGAAACGATCATCACTGGTATCCGACCGGAGATCGCCCAGACGATGGTGTCGCTCGGTTTGGATTTCAAATCACTCTCCACATTATCCAGCCTCAAGAATGCGCTGCATCTTTTAGGGTACGGCAAATTGAAAAAAAGCTGA
- a CDS encoding ABC-2 transporter permease, translating to MFNLIRRDFIIQKRQLLLYLLLILFFVIVGRQDSVFIFLLASLIMPVNTIAYDEKPETNILLNSMPYTRFEIIASRFLGTIVFIILSIGVTSVLLYVFNRPFSIADIAISSSLALLLLSFYLPMTYIMKPGYSSPFALVSFLVLAGIVPPIVSYLGERLTSVTDFLLGLSMPILYTSALLLGIVIYTASWGITTFIYRRKAF from the coding sequence GTGTTTAATTTAATCAGGCGGGACTTCATCATCCAGAAACGTCAACTGCTGCTCTATCTATTACTGATATTATTTTTTGTCATAGTGGGAAGACAGGATTCAGTTTTTATCTTTCTGCTTGCCAGTCTCATAATGCCCGTGAATACGATTGCTTATGATGAAAAACCGGAAACAAACATTTTATTGAATTCGATGCCTTATACACGCTTCGAAATCATTGCTTCCCGCTTTCTCGGGACAATTGTTTTCATCATTTTATCTATCGGGGTGACGAGTGTTTTATTGTATGTTTTCAATAGGCCTTTTTCAATCGCAGATATTGCCATAAGCAGCAGTCTGGCCTTATTGCTGCTATCTTTTTACCTGCCGATGACTTACATCATGAAACCAGGTTATAGTTCCCCATTTGCATTGGTCAGCTTCCTGGTTTTGGCTGGTATCGTTCCTCCTATAGTATCCTACTTAGGAGAAAGGCTGACATCCGTAACGGATTTCCTTCTCGGTTTATCTATGCCAATCCTTTATACGAGCGCCCTGCTTCTTGGCATAGTCATTTACACAGCTTCCTGGGGTATCACTACATTCATTTATCGACGGAAAGCCTTTTAG
- a CDS encoding ABC transporter ATP-binding protein, whose amino-acid sequence MENVVELSNVSKSFKDFSINDMNLQVKRGFVHGFIGANGAGKSTTIKMMMNLLQPDAGGVKVFGLDYKTHEKAIKQRIGFVYDDNVYFEGLHLKDIKRIVAPAYKHWDDALFAQYAEQFELPLHKSIKHFSKGMQMKASLAIALSHHAELIIMDEPTAGLDPIFRRELLGLLQEIMLDGNRTIFFSTHITTDLNRIADYIAFINRGELIFNDSIHDITENYALVKGRTEFLDQDTEKAFVHLNRLSTGFEALTENVDAVAEIFGDSVVIERATLEDIMFHLKGGVQRV is encoded by the coding sequence ATGGAGAATGTAGTGGAATTGAGCAATGTGTCAAAGAGTTTCAAAGATTTCTCTATCAATGACATGAATCTGCAAGTGAAGCGCGGCTTTGTGCATGGCTTTATCGGTGCAAATGGTGCTGGTAAGTCAACGACGATCAAGATGATGATGAATCTGCTGCAGCCGGATGCCGGTGGAGTGAAGGTATTTGGGTTGGACTACAAGACACATGAGAAAGCCATCAAGCAACGAATTGGATTTGTCTACGATGACAATGTGTATTTCGAAGGTCTGCATTTAAAAGATATAAAACGTATTGTAGCTCCAGCGTACAAACATTGGGATGATGCATTATTTGCCCAATATGCGGAACAGTTTGAGCTTCCGCTCCATAAATCGATCAAACATTTCTCGAAAGGTATGCAAATGAAGGCATCCTTGGCGATCGCTTTGTCCCATCATGCAGAGCTGATCATCATGGATGAGCCGACAGCAGGCCTGGATCCTATTTTCAGACGGGAGCTGCTCGGGCTTTTACAGGAAATAATGCTGGATGGGAACCGCACCATCTTCTTCTCCACCCATATCACCACAGATTTGAATCGCATCGCAGATTACATAGCCTTCATAAATCGGGGGGAATTAATTTTTAATGATTCCATCCATGACATAACGGAAAATTATGCGCTTGTCAAAGGAAGGACAGAGTTTCTGGATCAAGATACAGAAAAGGCATTCGTGCACTTAAATCGTTTGTCAACAGGCTTTGAAGCCCTGACGGAAAATGTGGATGCCGTGGCAGAAATTTTTGGGGACAGCGTGGTTATTGAAAGGGCCACACTTGAGGATATTATGTTTCATTTGAAAGGCGGTGTGCAGCGTGTTTAA